A genomic region of Octopus sinensis linkage group LG2, ASM634580v1, whole genome shotgun sequence contains the following coding sequences:
- the LOC115231632 gene encoding EKC/KEOPS complex subunit Tp53rk, with translation MAVNGELGTLVKQGAEAKLYESLFYERPCIIKERFQKSYRHPSLDKSLTQQRLKSEVRAMLRCRMNGIPAPVVFFTNLENGCIYMEKILNSLTMKDYIRNCQQQNGGMQCASQFSPLVLKMGEMIGKMHQNNLIHGDLTTSNILVRGDPSNLDLVFIDFGLSHFENNAEDKGVDLYVLERALLSTHPNTEQVFTDILNGYKKGNEAGYADVLQKLEEVRLRGRKRTMVG, from the exons ATGGCAGTGAACGGGGAACTTGGAACTTTGGTAAAACAAGGTGCCGAAGCTAAACTGTATGAGTCTCTATTTTACGAACGACCATGTATTATAAAAGAACGATTCCAGAAATCCTACAGACATCCTTCACTTGATAAAAGTTTAACTCAACAACGATTAAAGTCGGAAGTGCGAGCTATGCTTCGATGTCGCATGAATG GAATTCCTGCTCCAGTTGTGTTCTTCACTAACTTAGAGAATGGCTGTATTTATATGGAGAAAATCCTCAATTCTTTGACAATGAAAGACTACATAAGAAACTGTCAACAACAGAATGGTGGGATGCAGTGTGCAAGTCAGTTCAGTCCACTGGTACTGAAGATGGGTGAAATGATTGGTAAGATGCACCAGAATAACCTCATTCATGGGGACTTAACCACATCTAATATATTGGTACGAGGAGATCCATCCAATTTGGATCTTGTATTCATTGATTTTGGCTTGAGCCATTTTGAGAATAATGCTGAAGACAAAGGAGTGGATTTATATGTTCTTGAACGAGCATTGTTAAGTACCCACCCTAACACTGAACAGGTGTTTACTGATATACTTAATGGTTATAAAAAAGGTAATGAGGCTGGTTATGCAGATGTATTACAAAAACTGGAAGAAGTGCGATTAAGAGGAAGAAAGCGAACCATGGTGGGATga